Part of the Xiphophorus maculatus strain JP 163 A chromosome 3, X_maculatus-5.0-male, whole genome shotgun sequence genome, AATAGGAATGGGGGAGAAACTTTTAAAgtatcatttttcatttaaagatattttggaGTTTTTAGTAGACGCTGGTCGCTGAGCTATATGTCAACGAATAGGTTGGTGACTTAAGATGAATGATAAGCATTTATTATTCTAGAAtctcacagaaagaaaaaaaagaaacaaacaccgGAATAATTAGAGACAAGACAAACCTGGAGGATGACGGACGTCTGCTTCTCACCGGGTTTTGCTGCTTTCCACTTTCTGTATGTGTCTGAGCTCAGCAGATTGTCTGCTTTATGAGTCTGGtttgaattgaaacaaaaaCGTTGAGCAAAGCGCAGCTGACTTTACGAACATAATGACATAAAACAACTTACGTTGTCCTCGGTGGAGCAAGAAATTACATGCTTGAGTTGAATTTCTGGCATACTTGTCTTGTTTTTCGAAATGCGATTAATTTCTTGTTAATTTCCGTCAATCGggcgttttaaaaaaaaatacgaCGTACAGCCAAACCCTAAAACACACCCAGATTGCTTTTCGTGGTACTACAATAAACTCACTTTGTTGCAGAACAGCGATAGAACGACTCCTGACTAACCAGATAGCATGCTAGTAAACAAAAGACAGTGAACTTTCCCACATATGCCGGATCATTCAACAATCGTCAAAGGCTGTAGTGCAATAATCTCCCACGCTGTTTTAAGCTTCACATTTAACACAATACTTTTATTGCTACAGTAAATATCTCGATTTATATAACGACCACTTGAATTTAACGTTAAATATGCGCAAGTGAGCACACATTTTCCCACCAAAAGGCTGCAAATGTCAATGTGTCGTAACTTCCGACTCCAGGCGTCTCTAACCAATGAGAGCTTCACGTTCTTCTTCTACTGCACAATTTATCTCACCATGCAGTTAATTCGCCACCAAGTGGTGGAACGTATGCAGTTTCCAAGTCAGAAAATGTTCgaagtgaaacaaaatgtcGATATATCTTattgtggagaaaaacattCGTGTTAAGTTGTTCTTTTTCCACTTCATGTAAGTTGTTTTATGTCATTattaaatcattattattaatctgTAACCTGAATCCAAGGtggtatgaaaataaaaaaaaaaaaacttgaatcctttatatattgttttttttttgctattatattttattatacttCTACAAATTCTATATATTAtacaatttctatttatttatagcattgataaacataaatattcacaatatttatgtatatattttttattatttatgttctgGTAGTGTTTATAAAAAACATGATTACTAACTAATtgactgatttaatttaattcaggaTATAATTGATCTTATACAAATACTAAAAAGAAGCCAAACCTTTTGAGTCAATGTATGTCAGttgtaaaaaattacaaagctTTAGTATTGTTTCAATGTGGAGTTTGGGGtgagaaaagttaatttaaagaaaattactgATTCTGGGGGATCTCAATGCCTCAAAACATCCCACTGGATCATGGCTAAAAAATTGCAAGAAGGAGATTTCAGTCATGATCCACATTCAGTGACCACATTTGACAGCTGGAATGTACAGTAGATGAACTGGCAAACCAAACATTCAAGTGCTTACTTTTTAacttatctctttttttccataatGGACCATATTAGTATAATCATTACAGGACATGAAGCTCTAATGTTGTAATCATCTGACTCCTGCCTCATCCTACTGTCACTCATAAACAAGACAACTTGAATTCATATGCTGAGGGAAAATAGCTGATCTGGTGGAAACAATTTTccaatttttccagatttgagACATTTATATGGTAGAGGAATTTAAGTACCATGGGGTGATTGCTTTTGAAGGCTTTGACTACAGTTAGGGTTACCCATTGTAAATTGGCCTTAGGGGAGAGGTCAAAGCAAGAGTGAGTTGATCAATTTTATGAACAGTAGATCACAATTACAAGAAGTATGGCAATTCTGGGGAAACAAGCTTGCAGAGGAATGCCTGATGGTTGGTCTCCTGGGACTTGGCCAGACATCACTACACTACATAGGTCCACAACTCATGGGAAGGAACGAATGTCTCAATCATGTGACATGCAGATCAGAGGGCTGGGGCCTGGGCATGCTACTTTCTGGCAgcataatcagatttttttggccTCTGCTTCATATcccttaaaaataattaaaaaaaatatccacatgACAATAAACTGAATGTTAATGGTcatagtttaatttttattatttgctgtCCTCTTTAGAATTCAAACACTgatcaatgtttaaaaaacaaaaacattcacaagaATATTTAAAGTACAGTGTAAGTAAAGAATATCTTATATTCTTACATTGCAgacttaagaaaataaaactttagcaGGAATATAACTCTTCCTATTGAACACTATATACATTGCACACAGGGAGTAACACTAGGACAATTGTCCCAAACATTAGAGAATCaatttccacttaatttttgttttaaaattcagaGGATCTCTACATAGATGGCTGTCTCTGGATCATCTGGAGAAGCACTTTGGACCTCTGATGTATCCCTGAGTCCCACACCTGCTCCTCGGTCTCTTCTTGCAACATCTCTACCTCTTCTCCTCTCCCCACCTCTTCGGCCCATTGGACGGACCTGAAAAACAGAGGCAGgttattaaaatacaaagtgggcagtatgtaaaagaaaaaaaaaattgggatgTATCTCCCATTAAGTATGACCTTTTCTTTAAGAACCAAAATATATAATACCTGCTTTGTATGGACAAAAACAGGTGTGGAGTTCTGGTACACAAGCTGGTAGCTTCCATTAGTGTAAATATTTGTCACTTCAGTGCAGTTAATGTAGAGAGGCATCCTGTTCTGATAAATTCCTAGTCCTTCAGGGAAGACAGATTGATGTCTGATCATGATGTGTCTAGAAGGGAGAAGACCAAAAGCCTTGTATtataaatatgtagaaataaCATATTCATTTTATAGGTAAATTTGTCACACATACCTTTTAGCTCTCCTTCGGTAGAAGCAGACAAGCAGGGACAGAAGGCATACACACAGTGAGATGACCACAGCAGGTAAAATGATCCAGACCACAGATGCAGTTTCTGGATCTTGAATACAAAAGCAGGATAAATCAGCATATAAATCTTTACTGTATGCTATCCATACCAATTACAGTGACTTTAGGAAACCAGTAAGACCACTTtatgacataaaacaaaatccctcaagcttttgtttacagtttccttcattttttaaatatatgtaggCTGTGGGGATATTGTGTACACAGTTCAACCCCAGCATcacatggaaagaaaaacaagaggaagATGTTCTTTTTGTTAGTGTAGCAAGAATAGAAACATACCTTCCTCCCCCTGCAGCAAAACCAGGGAGTCATTTCCGAGTGCGTTGAATGCAAAACAGATTACACTCAATGGTTTGTCCATGTATCCCCTTAGAGACACTGTGAGCATGTCGGGCTCTGATGTTACAGACACGTTGTAATCATAAGGTGGAACAGTCCCATTGACGCTCCAGGTGACAGCTGCCTTGGGGTTGGAGTCGACCGAACAGCGACAGCGCACCTCAGAATCCTCCACAACACAGGTGGAAGAGAGATGTGAGATGGAAGGCTtatctaaaagaaacaaaaggtaTGTGTTTGCAATGTTATACTACCCCAATAGTCCTTATCATGGCTTTTAATGTTGGCATATAGAGCtaaaaaatgttgcagaaaattgttttcatagaagctttatttctttcaaatagtCTCTTGCTGTTTTCTATATACAAAAAATCAAATTACCCTACTCTGTTGAACATTTCATTTAGtctgtgtcatttttttatttttttgtttaccatTTACAGTGTTTACCTTTAAATGgaagtgttaaaaataaacattttcctttaaatttaacATGCTGCTCGTACATTTGAatttctttgacaaaaaagatatttctattctattctattgtattCTATTTGTATATCTATCGAAATTATTGAATTCAGATGTTTCGTCCATGGCCACAGGTACTAACTGCTTCACAAACATTTGCGAAAAGATGGGGATCTCTTAGGATGTCAGTGAATTCCAGTAAGACACTCAGGTAGAGTTCCACTTGTGCAATATGTGATATCTCGGTGTAAAGCAGGTGTCATCTGTGCAAAACCCAACCAAACACAATAGAAAGATGAACAtcctaaaaccacaaaaatccAGCATCTGGTTCTAAGAAAacaatctttctgtttttgaaagtgTTTGGTGTCAAGGAAAACATTGCAACAACAAAGTAGCATAAAGGATATAATTACATTGTATATTAAGCGACGTGGGCTGGGATTCTCCTCGACCAATGGTGTTCTTGGCTGAGCAGCGGACTCTCATGTCTTTGGTCACGTTCAACAATCGCAGACTGTGTGATCGGTGGTGGAGGTGCACAGTGTGGCCGTGTTGAGTGTAGGACCAGCGATACTCTGTCACTGGAGGGTCAGCTTTGCATGAGCAAACAAGCAAGGCGTTGCCCCCCTGCTGAACGATCAATGTCTGAACCTCCACCTTCACATCTTTTGGTGGAACTAAAAGCATGGGTAATGGAAACCAGGTTAGATTAAACTcagcaaagaaacaaagataTAAGGGACATAGTTTTGCTTACATGTCACATGAAGGTCCTTCACCATCGCTAACATTTTGGTTTCTGGATATTTAACTGCACACCAGAGCTGGGGCTTCACCTGGTGGGATGCGATGAAAGACAAAGAAGTCAGCAGCATCCACTTGTGGGGATCTGGGTGGAGGGTTTGTAGCTCTCCTAGCTCGCTACTGTTGAGGTCGGCTCCTTGGTCCCACTTCCACTGCAGGGTTGGGGGTCTGGAGGGACAGTGGTAGCTGACGGAGCAGTTCAGAGAGACCAACTGTCCTTCTTTGGCTGACAACATGCCGCTGATGACAGGAGGCTCAGGGTTGTCTAtcagcaagaaagaaaaaaaacatctatgtattttttcttttagaatttatttaacTAGTAAATCAGCAAAACTACAATAACTGTCAATGACTGCTGCCCATTTTATTTCCGGTCTCTCATGAGATTGTAAGCTGTAAACCTCTCAAacaatttcaattaatttacataaaacaaaaacagacagagcAAGGTATTTTTATGCCACTCACCGATGATGTCTACATTTACACTCCTTGACACCCCCCAGAGTAAATCACTGCCTTTCTTCAATGCCAGTTCAAACACCTTTGGGTCATCCACTCTAAGCTGTTCTATCTTCACTGAGCAGTCTCCATCGGACATTTGGCCATAGAGAAAAGTCCGGCCGAGGAAATCCCTGCTCACTTGGTCTTTGCTCTCGCTGTTGAAAGCAATGCTCCTGAGAGGGAAAAAAGGCCCACCACCTCTGAACCTGAGTCGCACATCCACCCTCTCCTTCCGTCCCCTGTTGGGGTGAGGGTCTGCAGGGGTGAAGGAGCAAGGAATCACCATGCAGGAGCCAACCACACCCTGTACACGGTCAGGGACTGAGGGCACAGGCGAGACAGCCTGGACCGCCATCCACAAGACCGCTTtagtaataaagaaaagaaaataatttagaaagcAGAAAATTACCATTTTACTTGACTATAATTATAAGTTAAAGGAATATTAACAGGGGATACTTAAAAAACACTATGGCCAAGCAGTTGTAAAACAATAATCTCTTATGGTATTTGGGAATGATCACTCATAAGCCATAGAAATTCCTCACATTGATTAATGATAATGTAATGGTTATAGTATTGTATTTAATTGCAATTTTTTGGATCcccaacacaaaatagttgtGCAATagatatatttagaaaaaaggaACAGCGTAATTGTGCCCTTAGCCCTGGTAAGAAGTATCCACTCTGCACATTgttcaaaaaaatatgttgcattttgaattaaattctTTGTACTATGAACTAGAAATCAGAAAGGTTTACAACATAATTCACGAAATAATTTCATCTTTGCCACTGAAGACTGCAGAAAATATCAATGTAAGGCAAAATAAATGTCTCCACTGTTAAAATAATCATGACTGATTTAACCAGCTACCTTACTGATTATATCAGTTTATCATGCATATTAACTAACAATAAAAGTCTTTAGAATTTCTACAAAACGAACATCCACTCACTAGAtagtaataaattaattcaCTACTCACCAATAAGTtggagacatttaaaaaagcttGTGTCTCCATGCATGGCTGCAGCACTTTTCTTCCAGCAGACTGGGGAAGGGGATGAAAGGGGCAAAGAAGAGGAAGTTGGCCTGTTTCATTGTGTCACCACTGTCTACCAAGCTACCAATGCAAATGCTATTAACAAATGgtttgtttaaaatctgtttgaatCTTCCAAAACATAGTTAATATGATTTTTTGTCTTGCTAACCAGAacatagtttattttaaactgtacaacaacttagattttatttttaaaaatatatccaaaaaagtggaaattattttcttcgGAAAGAAAGACATCAGCAAGACAACACATGACAAGGAGTGAGTCACTCTCATGCTGCTAGTCATTTCCCTAAAGGCTCCAAATGTGCTAAGTtctttcctcctgtttttaCATGTCACAATTGTAAatgtgaacatgttttattggaatttaatttaacaaatcaacacaaagtactgcaAGAGTGTGAATTTTTTATgcatataaatctgaaaagtttgaagGGAATTTGTATTCCGTCTCCCTGTaccaatactttgtagaaccataATTGTTCTGTACAAAACAGCTCAAGATCTGTCAGATGTGATGTAGAGCATCTGTAACCGGCAAATTTCAAGTATTGTCACATATTCTCACTTGGATGTTCATTTGGAATTTAATTAGGCTATACCAACAGGTAAATATGCTTTGAACTAAGCCTCTCTTGTGGTTCTGGCTGTATGTTCGAAGGTAAATCTCAGTCCTAGTTCCGAGTTGTTTGCAACctttaacagattttcttccaggattgccgTGAACTAAACTCCACCTTGCTTCTCTGCAGGCATGAGGTTATCACCAACATGTTTTACACAGGTGAGGGTGAATTTAAGGTGATATACTGCAATAGATGTCTGATATTGCAATGCATTTTGCAGAAAGGTAATTTTGGTCTCACCTTACCAGAGCAACTTTTACACCTGTTGGCTTTGGCTTTGTGGTAAGAAATAAACACGACTTTTCAGGTATTTTTTcaaccatttcttttttcatcttaCTATTCCATGGAGGTCAATTTTGTG contains:
- the LOC111608104 gene encoding sialoadhesin-like isoform X1 translates to MHGDTSFFKCLQLIAVLWMAVQAVSPVPSVPDRVQGVVGSCMVIPCSFTPADPHPNRGRKERVDVRLRFRGGGPFFPLRSIAFNSESKDQVSRDFLGRTFLYGQMSDGDCSVKIEQLRVDDPKVFELALKKGSDLLWGVSRSVNVDIIDNPEPPVISGMLSAKEGQLVSLNCSVSYHCPSRPPTLQWKWDQGADLNSSELGELQTLHPDPHKWMLLTSLSFIASHQVKPQLWCAVKYPETKMLAMVKDLHVTFPPKDVKVEVQTLIVQQGGNALLVCSCKADPPVTEYRWSYTQHGHTVHLHHRSHSLRLLNVTKDMRVRCSAKNTIGRGESQPTSLNIQYKPSISHLSSTCVVEDSEVRCRCSVDSNPKAAVTWSVNGTVPPYDYNVSVTSEPDMLTVSLRGYMDKPLSVICFAFNALGNDSLVLLQGEEDPETASVVWIILPAVVISLCVCLLSLLVCFYRRRAKRHIMIRHQSVFPEGLGIYQNRMPLYINCTEVTNIYTNGSYQLVYQNSTPVFVHTKQVRPMGRRGGERRRGRDVARRDRGAGVGLRDTSEVQSASPDDPETAIYVEIL
- the LOC111608104 gene encoding sialoadhesin-like isoform X2 → MHGDTSFFKCLQLIAVLWMAVQAVSPVPSVPDRVQGVVGSCMVIPCSFTPADPHPNRGRKERVDVRLRFRGGGPFFPLRSIAFNSESKDQVSRDFLGRTFLYGQMSDGDCSVKIEQLRVDDPKVFELALKKGSDLLWGVSRSVNVDIIDNPEPPVISGMLSAKEGQLVSLNCSVSYHCPSRPPTLQWKWDQGADLNSSELGELQTLHPDPHKWMLLTSLSFIASHQVKPQLWCAVKYPETKMLAMVKDLHVTFPPKDVKVEVQTLIVQQGGNALLVCSCKADPPVTEYRWSYTQHGHTVHLHHRSHSLRLLNVTKDMRVRCSAKNTIGRGESQPTSLNIQYKPSISHLSSTCVVEDSEVRCRCSVDSNPKAAVTWSVNGTVPPYDYNVSVTSEPDMLTVSLRGYMDKPLSVICFAFNALGNDSLVLLQGEEGELKDTS